In the genome of Tepidisphaeraceae bacterium, one region contains:
- a CDS encoding HTH domain-containing protein codes for MLHEQRPMRPRELVQLGLTRRLFSDRRAGKTPWQTMKSKLSVHVRRKGKNSTFVRTGPNQFFLRRLVPGDVYEAPPQQKPESTEQVLVFPSALLRTRDRFQGISRNFHRLQARILKPDVSFHIDRLRAESDNDHKQVLTYVMITRRGRVLAFKRGSYNRVEDFLRGAHCIGFGGHVSKTDVDLFSLSDMGVVRSASRELFEELRLPAKDIERLKVGKGLKLVGLLNDDSSLVGQRHLAFLFTYEVSNDRAWAKPERGEKSITQLRWLSPNSGTVPIWDFEYWSQLCLREYFPQIAHAVPQHRIVRRVPLRPPHLLCVLGEVGSGKSEATRLITREFDYEEINSGRIVAEILGIPPVGEYGRDRFQQKAGEFIKRADGPQRLADAIWTRVQKVSSGKVLIDGIRQRTTLNCLQQLAGNLQIGVLYVHTLPDLAYKFYRAREQPRLSIFEFLERRNAEVERDVAGMISVADAVLYNWIGRAEYQQAICDLMETVMKEQV; via the coding sequence ATGCTGCACGAGCAGCGCCCGATGCGACCGAGGGAATTGGTCCAGCTCGGGTTGACGCGCAGGCTCTTTTCTGACCGTAGGGCGGGAAAGACGCCTTGGCAGACAATGAAGTCGAAGCTGTCGGTACACGTCCGGCGGAAGGGGAAGAACTCGACGTTTGTTAGGACCGGCCCCAACCAGTTTTTCTTGCGTCGGCTGGTGCCGGGCGATGTGTACGAGGCACCCCCTCAACAGAAGCCAGAGTCTACCGAGCAGGTACTGGTGTTCCCGAGCGCGCTATTGCGTACGCGCGATCGATTTCAAGGTATTAGTCGGAACTTTCACCGGCTCCAGGCCCGCATACTAAAACCGGACGTGTCATTCCACATCGACCGTCTCCGCGCCGAAAGCGATAATGATCACAAGCAGGTCCTGACTTACGTCATGATCACGCGGCGCGGGCGGGTTCTGGCCTTCAAACGCGGCAGCTATAATCGCGTCGAGGACTTCCTGCGTGGAGCCCACTGCATCGGGTTCGGTGGCCATGTTTCAAAGACTGACGTTGACCTTTTCAGCCTTTCTGACATGGGGGTCGTCCGAAGCGCGAGTCGAGAATTGTTCGAGGAACTCCGACTGCCGGCGAAGGACATCGAACGTCTGAAGGTCGGCAAGGGTCTAAAGCTGGTCGGCCTCCTAAATGACGACTCATCGCTGGTCGGTCAACGCCACCTCGCCTTTCTTTTCACGTACGAGGTGAGCAATGATCGCGCGTGGGCCAAACCTGAGCGTGGCGAGAAGTCGATCACGCAGCTCCGGTGGCTGAGTCCAAATTCCGGGACGGTGCCGATTTGGGACTTCGAGTATTGGTCACAGCTTTGTCTCCGCGAATACTTCCCTCAGATCGCTCACGCAGTTCCTCAGCACCGCATTGTTCGGCGTGTGCCCCTCCGCCCCCCGCATCTGCTCTGTGTCCTGGGTGAGGTTGGGAGCGGAAAATCTGAAGCCACCCGCTTGATCACACGCGAGTTTGACTACGAAGAAATTAACTCAGGAAGGATTGTCGCCGAAATCCTCGGCATCCCTCCAGTCGGAGAATACGGACGGGACAGGTTTCAACAAAAGGCAGGGGAATTCATAAAACGTGCCGATGGTCCACAGCGCCTCGCTGACGCGATTTGGACAAGAGTACAGAAGGTTTCATCGGGAAAAGTACTTATCGATGGAATACGCCAGCGCACGACTCTTAACTGCCTTCAACAATTGGCGGGAAACCTTCAAATAGGCGTGCTCTATGTCCACACCCTGCCCGATCTGGCGTACAAGTTCTACCGGGCACGCGAACAACCACGGCTTTCCATTTTCGAGTTCCTTGAACGTCGGAACGCAGAGGTCGAGCGGGACGTTGCAGGCATGATTTCAGTAGCCGACGCGGTGCTTTATAATTGGATCGGGCG